One window of Fusobacterium sp. SYSU M8D902 genomic DNA carries:
- the sfsA gene encoding DNA/RNA nuclease SfsA — protein MKKIYEIGKILTGKFIDRPNRFIAEVELNQQVELCHVHDSGRIKELLFKDNLVGVKKATNLEKRRTSYDFVSARTPEGDEDVLLNSAYHRYISENLLNDFEISPFGKVDTIRAEVKNGESRLDFLLTKDSEKIWIEVKGVSLVENKTAKFPDAPSTRAQKHLKELIKIKESGERAAVVLLIFRDCNNFRPKFETDPKFCELFYLAIEKGVEIYPLQFRLENGNIYFIDKKIDILSQISLDKF, from the coding sequence ATGAAAAAAATATATGAAATTGGAAAAATATTAACCGGAAAATTTATTGATAGACCAAATAGATTTATTGCTGAAGTTGAGCTTAATCAACAGGTAGAGTTATGTCATGTACATGACTCTGGTAGAATAAAGGAACTTCTTTTCAAAGATAATTTGGTCGGAGTTAAAAAAGCAACAAACTTAGAAAAGAGAAGAACTTCATATGACTTTGTATCAGCTAGAACTCCAGAAGGAGATGAAGATGTTTTACTAAACTCTGCATATCACAGATATATTTCAGAAAATCTATTAAATGATTTTGAAATCTCACCTTTTGGTAAAGTGGATACAATTAGAGCAGAAGTTAAAAACGGGGAGAGTAGATTAGATTTTCTTCTAACAAAAGATAGTGAAAAAATTTGGATTGAAGTTAAAGGAGTCTCTCTTGTAGAAAATAAAACAGCTAAATTTCCTGATGCTCCTAGTACTCGTGCACAAAAACATCTCAAGGAGCTTATTAAAATAAAAGAATCTGGAGAGAGAGCTGCTGTAGTTCTATTAATTTTTAGAGATTGTAATAATTTTAGGCCAAAATTTGAAACTGATCCAAAATTTTGTGAACTTTTTTATCTAGCCATAGAAAAAGGTGTTGAAATATACCCTCTTCAATTTAGACTTGAAAATGGTAATATATACTTTATTGATAAAAAAATTGATATTCTTTCACAAATTTCTCTTGATAAGTTTTAA
- a CDS encoding cysteine-rich small domain-containing protein, protein MDNYKFIHHKDCEYFPCHKMEKIEDFNCMFCYCPLYMMGDKCGGNFKYTATGIKDCSSCILPHVKDVGYNHIQKKMMEVIKIVQEEHLKKIK, encoded by the coding sequence ATGGATAACTACAAATTTATTCATCATAAGGATTGTGAGTATTTTCCATGCCATAAGATGGAGAAGATAGAGGATTTCAACTGTATGTTTTGCTACTGCCCTCTATATATGATGGGAGATAAGTGTGGAGGAAATTTTAAATATACTGCTACTGGAATTAAGGATTGTTCAAGCTGTATTTTACCACATGTTAAAGATGTTGGATATAATCATATCCAGAAAAAAATGATGGAAGTTATTAAAATTGTTCAAGAGGAACATCTTAAAAAAATAAAATAA
- a CDS encoding DUF1385 domain-containing protein: protein MENRISIGGQAVIEGVMMRSPSYIATAVRKPSGEIVYKKTKISSNKGKLAEIPFVRGAVMLFDALVLGIKELTFSANEAEEKEEEQITQKEAILTTIVSLGLGIGLFIVLPSLIGSFLFFDNKLYSNILEAVLRLVFFILYIWLISFSKEVKRVYQYHGAEHKSIYAYENQLELTPENAKKFTTLHPRCGTSFLLIVMFIAIIVFSTIDFIFPTPTTVVGKILVKVLLRVLLMPLIAGISYEIQRYSSKHLDNPIIKAIAFPGLSLQRITTKEPDLQQLEVAIVAIKAALNENIPNAREIKK, encoded by the coding sequence ATGGAAAATAGAATAAGTATTGGAGGTCAAGCAGTTATTGAAGGAGTTATGATGCGTAGCCCCTCTTACATTGCTACTGCTGTTAGAAAGCCCTCTGGTGAGATAGTTTATAAAAAGACAAAAATATCTTCTAATAAGGGAAAACTTGCTGAAATTCCATTTGTTAGAGGTGCTGTTATGCTTTTTGATGCCCTTGTTTTGGGAATAAAAGAGCTTACCTTCTCTGCTAACGAAGCTGAGGAGAAAGAGGAGGAGCAGATTACACAAAAAGAGGCGATCTTAACTACAATCGTATCTCTAGGATTGGGGATTGGCTTATTTATCGTACTTCCCTCTCTTATTGGAAGTTTTTTATTCTTTGATAATAAACTATATTCAAATATATTAGAAGCTGTTTTAAGATTGGTATTTTTTATTCTCTACATATGGTTAATCTCTTTCTCTAAAGAGGTAAAGAGAGTATATCAATATCATGGAGCTGAACATAAATCAATCTATGCCTATGAAAATCAGCTTGAATTAACTCCAGAAAATGCTAAAAAATTTACAACTTTACACCCTAGATGTGGAACAAGTTTTCTATTAATTGTGATGTTTATAGCTATAATAGTTTTTTCTACAATAGATTTTATCTTTCCTACACCTACAACAGTAGTTGGAAAAATATTAGTAAAGGTACTTTTAAGAGTTTTATTGATGCCACTTATTGCTGGAATCTCATATGAGATACAAAGATATAGCTCTAAACATCTAGATAATCCTATTATAAAAGCAATAGCCTTTCCAGGACTTTCTCTACAGAGAATAACTACAAAAGAGCCTGATCTTCAACAATTAGAAGTTGCTATTGTAGCTATCAAAGCTGCTCTTAATGAAAACATCCCTAATGCAAGAGAGATAAAAAAATAA
- the dnaB gene encoding replicative DNA helicase: MLDIENLKKIPSSMEAEKSVLGGILLKPDIFGDIVEILNPNDFYKNGHKLIYEAMRDLYNTGTQIDPIVVVNRLKKNDKFDELVGEELLYEIISDVPTAANIIEYAKIVKEKSTLRRLGEVGTKIVELAYEGYEEVDTILDKAEGMIFKISENVDSKDLVSLKDVIAQEFIRLEKVYQNKGVATGISSGFSDFDQMTSGFHPSDLVILAARPAMGKTAFALNLALNAAMKNNKGVLLFSLEMSSSQLLQRLLSIEAGIGLQKIRNGFLDQDDWGKLGLASMKLSNSEINIADLPNVNVLEIRAIARRLKAAGKLDMIVIDYLQLIKGSNAKNDSRQQEISEISRALKGIARELDIPIIALSQLSRATEQRADRRPMLSDLRESGAIEQDADMVLFLYRDDYYNEESEDKGLTEVIIGKQRNGPVGTVKLRFFHEYTKFANFSAKADE, from the coding sequence ATGCTAGATATAGAAAATTTGAAAAAAATTCCAAGTAGTATGGAGGCAGAGAAATCTGTATTAGGTGGAATACTTTTAAAACCAGATATTTTTGGTGATATTGTAGAGATACTTAATCCCAATGATTTTTATAAAAATGGTCATAAATTAATATATGAAGCTATGAGGGATCTGTATAATACGGGAACACAGATTGACCCTATAGTAGTGGTAAATAGATTAAAGAAAAATGATAAATTTGATGAACTGGTTGGAGAAGAGTTGCTGTATGAGATAATATCTGATGTTCCAACAGCAGCTAATATTATAGAATATGCAAAAATTGTAAAAGAGAAGTCTACCTTGAGAAGATTAGGAGAGGTGGGAACAAAAATTGTTGAACTGGCCTATGAGGGATATGAAGAGGTCGATACAATCTTAGATAAGGCCGAAGGAATGATTTTTAAAATCTCTGAGAATGTAGATTCCAAAGATTTAGTTAGTTTAAAAGATGTGATAGCACAGGAGTTTATAAGATTAGAAAAAGTCTATCAAAATAAGGGTGTTGCTACAGGGATATCTTCTGGATTTTCAGATTTTGACCAGATGACGAGTGGATTCCACCCTTCAGATTTGGTAATCTTAGCTGCTAGACCAGCTATGGGAAAGACAGCCTTTGCTCTAAACTTAGCTTTGAATGCAGCTATGAAAAATAACAAAGGTGTTTTACTATTTAGTTTGGAGATGTCAAGCTCTCAATTGTTACAGAGATTGTTATCTATTGAAGCAGGAATAGGACTTCAAAAAATAAGAAATGGTTTTTTAGATCAAGATGATTGGGGAAAATTAGGTCTTGCTAGTATGAAATTATCTAATTCAGAGATAAATATTGCTGACCTACCAAATGTTAATGTACTAGAGATAAGAGCCATTGCTAGAAGATTAAAGGCAGCAGGAAAATTAGATATGATAGTGATAGACTATCTTCAGTTGATAAAGGGTAGTAATGCAAAAAATGATAGTAGACAACAGGAGATATCTGAGATCTCCAGAGCCTTAAAAGGAATAGCTAGAGAGTTGGATATACCAATAATTGCTCTATCACAGCTATCCAGAGCAACGGAGCAAAGAGCTGATAGAAGACCTATGCTTTCAGACTTGAGAGAATCAGGAGCTATAGAGCAAGATGCTGATATGGTACTGTTCTTGTATAGAGATGACTATTATAATGAGGAATCTGAAGATAAGGGACTTACAGAGGTAATAATAGGAAAACAAAGAAATGGACCTGTAGGAACTGTAAAGTTGAGATTTTTTCACGAATACACAAAATTTGCAAATTTTAGTGCAAAAGCAGATGAATAA
- a CDS encoding Rrf2 family transcriptional regulator, whose amino-acid sequence MRIKNEIEYVIRILLYLTKYGQDRIISSNEISEAEEIPHLFSLRILKKLEKAGLVNIYKGARGGYQLTKPSEEITLRDAIETIEPIISIKDCVNDPGSCSLRRGECAVHRAFNEIQMDFIKKLEARNFKELAEETYKDCNCGCNTTK is encoded by the coding sequence ATGAGAATTAAAAACGAAATTGAATACGTTATAAGAATTTTACTTTACTTAACAAAATATGGACAAGATAGAATAATTTCTTCTAATGAGATTTCTGAAGCTGAAGAAATTCCACATTTGTTTAGTTTAAGAATTCTAAAAAAATTAGAAAAAGCTGGGCTTGTAAATATTTATAAGGGAGCTAGAGGAGGTTATCAGTTAACTAAACCTAGCGAAGAGATCACTCTTAGAGATGCTATAGAGACTATCGAACCAATAATCTCTATAAAAGATTGTGTGAACGATCCAGGATCTTGTAGTTTAAGAAGAGGTGAGTGTGCAGTTCACAGAGCCTTCAATGAGATACAGATGGATTTTATTAAAAAATTAGAAGCTCGTAATTTTAAAGAGCTTGCTGAAGAAACTTATAAAGATTGTAACTGTGGTTGCAATACAACAAAATAA
- the rplI gene encoding 50S ribosomal protein L9 — protein sequence MAKIQVILTQDVAGQGRKGDIVSVSDGYAHNFLIKNNKGIIATPEELKKIENRKKKEEKKQQEEKIKSEELKKVIEAKKVEIKVKTGENGKLFGAITNKEVAAALEQTFGLKIDRKKIECNIKSLGDHTAIVKLHTDVKAEVKIVAKAQ from the coding sequence ATGGCAAAAATACAGGTAATATTGACACAAGATGTAGCAGGACAAGGAAGAAAAGGGGATATAGTTTCAGTTTCAGATGGATATGCTCATAACTTTTTAATAAAAAATAATAAGGGTATTATAGCAACTCCAGAAGAGTTAAAAAAAATAGAAAATAGAAAGAAAAAAGAAGAGAAAAAACAACAAGAGGAAAAAATAAAATCTGAAGAGTTGAAAAAAGTTATTGAAGCTAAAAAAGTGGAGATAAAAGTAAAAACTGGAGAGAATGGTAAACTATTTGGAGCAATTACAAATAAAGAGGTAGCAGCAGCTTTAGAGCAAACTTTTGGTCTAAAAATAGATAGAAAAAAAATAGAGTGTAATATAAAGAGCTTAGGGGATCACACTGCTATTGTAAAACTTCACACAGATGTAAAAGCAGAGGTAAAAATAGTAGCTAAAGCTCAATAA
- a CDS encoding PP2C family protein-serine/threonine phosphatase, producing the protein MIYFIFILVVGLLLYHFKKKEEDMTEDMMTILTSIRNKKQLEDVPEILKEEYEDTIKNVIKQDLELENSIEELREYRKELEETYNSLVQKSTQLEYSNQLLEKRVENLSNLNSISRAVLSVLDLDNIINTILDAYFVLTGAKRISLYLWEENGLINKKTKGECNFKENLYFCEDDIKNFSLKDYKAIYSDLSKRFILAPDEEIVISPLVVKDKQLGVIYVIEDKLKMIDLDEETISALVIQVAIAINNAKIYSELLIKERISNELDVASRIQKKILPADIDEIFGLEIAQYFEPAKEIGGDYYDYTVLDNNIFSITIADVSGKGVPAAFLMALGRSVLKTLTLTDDFAPNENLNELNKIIYSDITEDMFITMMHSKYDPETRTLYYSNAGHNPLVVYKANSDKIELHTVKGVAIGFLDNYNYKQGEIKLEKGDIVVLYTDGITEAENKNKEMFGLERLQNIIFKNKNKSPKELREEILKEINNFREDFEQTDDLTFVILKSII; encoded by the coding sequence ATGATCTACTTTATTTTTATCCTTGTTGTTGGTTTATTGTTATATCATTTCAAGAAAAAAGAGGAAGATATGACTGAAGATATGATGACAATCCTCACAAGTATTAGAAATAAAAAGCAATTAGAAGATGTACCTGAAATACTTAAGGAAGAGTATGAGGATACAATTAAAAATGTAATCAAGCAAGATCTAGAGCTTGAAAACTCTATTGAAGAGTTGAGAGAGTATAGAAAAGAGTTGGAGGAAACTTATAACTCATTAGTTCAAAAATCTACTCAATTGGAATACAGTAACCAATTACTTGAGAAAAGGGTAGAAAATTTATCCAATCTTAACTCTATTTCTAGAGCTGTCTTATCTGTTCTAGACTTAGATAATATCATAAACACTATATTAGATGCTTATTTTGTCCTCACAGGAGCTAAAAGAATCTCCCTCTATCTTTGGGAAGAGAATGGACTAATTAATAAAAAGACAAAGGGTGAGTGTAATTTCAAAGAAAATCTTTACTTTTGTGAAGACGATATTAAAAATTTTTCACTAAAAGATTATAAGGCTATCTACTCTGATCTATCTAAGAGATTTATCTTAGCTCCAGATGAAGAGATTGTAATCTCACCTCTTGTTGTTAAAGATAAGCAATTGGGTGTTATATATGTAATAGAGGACAAGCTTAAGATGATAGATCTAGATGAAGAGACTATCTCAGCACTTGTTATACAGGTAGCAATCGCTATAAACAATGCTAAAATCTACTCTGAACTTTTAATTAAAGAGAGAATTTCAAATGAACTAGATGTTGCCTCTCGAATTCAGAAAAAGATCTTACCAGCAGATATTGATGAGATTTTTGGTTTGGAGATAGCTCAATACTTTGAACCTGCTAAAGAGATTGGTGGAGATTACTATGACTACACTGTTTTAGATAACAATATTTTCTCTATCACTATAGCTGATGTCAGTGGAAAAGGAGTTCCTGCTGCGTTTCTTATGGCATTAGGAAGATCAGTTTTAAAAACTCTTACTCTAACTGACGACTTTGCTCCTAATGAAAACTTAAATGAATTAAATAAAATTATATATTCTGATATTACTGAAGATATGTTTATAACTATGATGCATAGTAAGTATGATCCAGAAACAAGAACTCTCTACTACTCTAATGCTGGTCATAATCCTTTAGTTGTATATAAAGCTAATAGTGATAAGATTGAACTTCATACTGTAAAAGGTGTAGCTATCGGTTTCTTAGATAATTACAACTATAAGCAGGGAGAGATCAAGCTAGAAAAAGGTGATATTGTAGTTCTTTATACTGACGGAATCACTGAAGCTGAAAATAAGAATAAAGAGATGTTTGGCTTGGAAAGATTACAAAATATTATCTTTAAAAATAAAAATAAATCACCTAAAGAGTTAAGAGAAGAGATTTTAAAAGAGATTAACAACTTTAGAGAAGATTTTGAACAAACAGATGATTTAACTTTTGTTATACTAAAAAGTATAATTTAG
- a CDS encoding U32 family peptidase, producing MKKVELLAPVGNMEKFKMALHYGADAVFLGGKMFNLRAGSNNLSDEELEYAVKYAHERGKKVYITLNVIPHNEELDLLPDYVKFLDKVGVDGVIVADLGVFQIVKENSNLSISVSTQASNTNWRSVKMWKDLGARRVVLAREISLDNIAEIRAKVPDIELEVFVHGAMCMAISGRCLLSNYMTGRDANRGDCAQACRWKYNLVEETRPGEYMPVYEDEHGTYIFNSRDLCTIEIIDKILDLGVDSLKIEGRMKGIYYVANAVKVYRDAIDSYYSGNYQYNPKWLEELESTSNRSYTKGFYLGRAGIESQNYNDRNSYSQTHQLVAKVEKKLSDNEYILAIRNKLLVGEKLEVVSPGIGTREITLPPMILMNKDKEVESVEAANPNSFVKIKIDEELNELDMLRKRI from the coding sequence TTGAAAAAAGTTGAATTATTAGCACCAGTAGGAAATATGGAGAAGTTTAAAATGGCTCTTCATTATGGTGCAGACGCTGTATTTTTAGGCGGAAAGATGTTTAACCTAAGAGCAGGAAGTAATAACCTTTCTGACGAAGAGTTAGAGTATGCAGTTAAATATGCACATGAAAGAGGAAAGAAAGTATACATAACTTTAAATGTAATCCCTCACAATGAGGAGTTAGATCTATTACCAGATTATGTAAAATTCTTGGATAAAGTAGGAGTAGATGGAGTTATTGTAGCTGACTTAGGAGTTTTCCAAATAGTTAAAGAAAACTCAAATCTATCAATAAGTGTAAGTACACAAGCAAGTAACACAAACTGGCGTTCAGTAAAGATGTGGAAAGATTTAGGAGCTAGAAGAGTAGTTTTAGCTAGAGAGATATCTTTGGATAACATAGCAGAGATAAGAGCTAAAGTACCAGATATTGAATTGGAAGTTTTTGTACACGGAGCTATGTGTATGGCTATCTCTGGTAGATGTTTATTAAGTAACTATATGACAGGAAGAGATGCTAATAGAGGAGATTGTGCTCAAGCTTGTAGATGGAAGTACAATCTAGTAGAAGAAACAAGACCAGGAGAGTATATGCCTGTTTATGAAGATGAGCATGGTACATACATATTCAACTCTAGAGATCTATGTACAATAGAGATAATTGATAAAATATTAGATCTAGGGGTAGACTCATTAAAAATAGAGGGAAGAATGAAGGGAATATACTATGTGGCTAATGCTGTAAAAGTATATAGAGATGCCATAGATAGTTACTATTCAGGAAATTACCAATACAATCCTAAATGGTTAGAGGAGTTAGAATCAACATCTAACAGATCATATACAAAAGGATTCTATCTAGGTAGAGCTGGAATAGAGTCTCAAAACTACAACGATAGAAATTCATATAGTCAAACTCACCAATTAGTAGCTAAAGTTGAAAAGAAACTATCTGATAACGAATATATCTTAGCAATAAGAAATAAATTATTAGTTGGAGAGAAGTTAGAGGTAGTTAGTCCAGGAATAGGAACTAGAGAGATAACTCTACCACCAATGATACTTATGAATAAGGATAAAGAGGTTGAGTCTGTAGAAGCAGCTAATCCAAACTCTTTTGTAAAGATAAAAATAGATGAAGAGTTAAATGAATTGGATATGTTAAGAAAAAGAATTTAG
- the uvrC gene encoding excinuclease ABC subunit UvrC: MVKIFDIKKIDIPNNPGVYLMKKDDKVIYVGKAKNLKNRVSSYFNREHESEKTRELVKNIEAIEFIICNSELDALVLENNLIKKYLPKYNILLKDEKTYPYIKISKENFPNIKIIRSTKSLDTKSGTYFGPYPFGVWNLKKTLIRIFKIRDCDRDMNKTYPRPCLKYFMKMCPAPCTYKEIFLEYNNQIERAKNLLKGKGRDVLNTLKTSMDIAAEKMNFEEAILLREQIKEIENAVANQVTEYGQDIDEDIFVLKKEGEHLFICVLNVRDGKILGKISTNIDLKNKIADNLEESVVTSFYSKHPTPRNIVFQQSLETKLSLIKELLQLQKNKTIDIYFPKIKSRRKELVEMAELNLDKDIENYFRKKSVLEEGLYKIYTELSLKRYPRKIECFDISNIQGKDAVASMSVSVEGKASKKDYRKFKITCKDTPDDFAMMREAITRRYSKLPEHEFPDVVLIDGGLGQINAAGEVFREIGKDGIAELLSLAKRDEEIYKYGNSTPFSFPKEWEALKIFQRVRDEAHRFGITYHRKLRSKRVISSELDNIAGIGPKRKELLLKNFGSVKKIAQADLDSLSRFIPKKVAEELLLTLNQKKK; encoded by the coding sequence TTGGTAAAGATATTCGATATAAAAAAGATAGATATTCCTAATAATCCAGGAGTCTACCTAATGAAAAAAGATGATAAGGTAATCTATGTTGGAAAAGCTAAAAATTTAAAAAATAGAGTTTCATCATATTTTAACAGAGAGCATGAAAGTGAAAAAACAAGAGAACTGGTTAAAAATATTGAAGCTATTGAATTTATCATCTGTAATAGTGAATTAGATGCCCTTGTCCTTGAAAATAATCTTATAAAAAAATATCTCCCTAAATACAATATCCTTTTAAAGGATGAAAAAACTTATCCCTATATTAAGATAAGTAAGGAGAATTTTCCAAATATAAAGATAATTCGAAGTACAAAATCTCTAGATACAAAATCGGGAACATATTTTGGTCCATACCCTTTTGGAGTTTGGAATCTAAAAAAAACATTGATTAGAATCTTTAAAATTAGAGATTGTGATAGAGATATGAATAAAACCTATCCTCGTCCCTGTTTAAAATATTTTATGAAGATGTGTCCAGCACCCTGTACATATAAAGAGATATTTTTAGAGTATAACAATCAAATTGAAAGAGCTAAAAATCTCTTAAAGGGAAAGGGGCGAGATGTTCTTAACACTCTTAAAACATCTATGGATATAGCTGCTGAAAAAATGAATTTTGAAGAGGCTATTCTTTTAAGAGAGCAGATAAAAGAGATTGAAAATGCTGTAGCTAATCAAGTCACTGAGTATGGACAAGATATAGATGAAGATATTTTTGTTTTAAAAAAAGAGGGAGAACATCTTTTTATCTGTGTATTAAATGTGAGAGATGGAAAGATACTTGGTAAAATCTCAACAAATATAGATTTAAAAAATAAGATAGCTGACAATTTAGAGGAGAGTGTTGTTACTTCTTTTTATTCTAAACATCCTACTCCTAGAAATATTGTTTTTCAACAGAGTCTAGAAACTAAGCTATCACTTATCAAAGAGCTTCTACAACTACAAAAAAATAAAACTATTGATATCTATTTTCCAAAAATAAAAAGTAGGAGAAAAGAGTTAGTAGAGATGGCTGAACTAAATCTTGATAAGGATATTGAAAACTATTTTAGGAAAAAGTCTGTGCTCGAAGAGGGGCTATATAAGATCTATACTGAACTTTCCTTAAAAAGATACCCTCGAAAAATTGAGTGCTTTGATATCTCAAATATCCAAGGAAAGGATGCTGTTGCTTCAATGAGTGTATCTGTTGAAGGAAAAGCTTCTAAAAAGGATTATCGAAAATTTAAGATAACTTGTAAGGATACTCCTGATGACTTTGCTATGATGAGGGAAGCTATTACAAGAAGGTACAGTAAACTCCCTGAACATGAGTTTCCAGATGTAGTTTTAATTGATGGAGGACTTGGACAGATAAATGCAGCTGGAGAGGTCTTTAGAGAGATTGGAAAAGATGGAATAGCTGAGCTATTAAGCTTAGCTAAAAGAGATGAAGAGATATATAAATATGGTAACTCTACCCCTTTTTCTTTCCCTAAAGAGTGGGAAGCTTTAAAAATTTTTCAAAGGGTTAGAGATGAAGCCCATAGATTTGGAATTACTTATCACAGAAAACTTAGAAGTAAAAGAGTTATCTCTTCTGAATTAGATAATATTGCAGGAATTGGTCCTAAACGTAAGGAGTTACTACTTAAAAATTTTGGATCTGTTAAAAAAATTGCTCAAGCTGATCTAGATTCATTGAGTAGATTTATTCCTAAAAAAGTTGCTGAAGAACTTTTATTAACTTTAAATCAAAAGAAAAAGTGA
- the nhaC gene encoding Na+/H+ antiporter NhaC — translation MKKRQVSLSCALLPIIFLVVILFYSVQIAQLEVHIPIFISAIFAGFVALICKYATWNELEDGVVETIKMSMRAVLILMIIGMVIGSWILSGIVPSMIYYGLKIINPVVFLPVTVIICSVVSLATGSSWSTASTVGIALVGIGEGLGLPRPIIAGAIISGAYFGDKLSPMSDTTTLAPAMAGATLFDHIKHMLYTTIPSYLITLIGFVFLGIKHSSGGEVDIAQINDILNALSNSFKISPFLLLIPVFVIGMVVMKVPAIPGLFSGAIIGALAAVFVQGVPLKQALYSLHYGFNGQTGNAMVDELLNRGGLNSMMWTVSIILCAMTFGGIMEKSGMLGRIAQEILKFANTTGKLILATLLTPVFINSVAGDQYLSIVIPGRMFKESYEKRGLAPKNLSRALEDSGTMTSALIPWNTCGAFMMGALGVGAWVYVPYCLFNIISPLISAFYGFTGITIEKIKK, via the coding sequence ATGAAAAAGAGACAAGTATCCCTTTCTTGTGCATTATTGCCAATAATATTTTTGGTGGTAATACTTTTTTATTCTGTACAGATAGCACAACTAGAAGTACATATACCAATATTTATATCAGCAATATTTGCTGGGTTCGTAGCTTTAATATGTAAATATGCAACTTGGAATGAGTTGGAAGATGGAGTCGTAGAAACGATAAAAATGTCAATGAGAGCTGTTCTGATTCTAATGATAATAGGAATGGTTATAGGAAGTTGGATTTTATCAGGAATAGTTCCATCAATGATATACTATGGATTAAAAATTATAAATCCAGTAGTATTTTTACCAGTAACAGTTATAATATGTTCAGTAGTTTCACTTGCAACTGGAAGTTCGTGGAGTACAGCTTCAACAGTTGGAATAGCCTTAGTTGGAATAGGTGAAGGTTTGGGATTACCAAGGCCAATAATAGCTGGAGCAATAATATCAGGAGCATACTTTGGAGATAAGTTATCCCCAATGTCAGATACCACAACATTAGCACCAGCAATGGCAGGGGCTACACTATTTGACCATATAAAACATATGTTATATACAACTATTCCTTCATATTTAATAACACTTATAGGATTTGTATTTTTAGGAATAAAACATAGTTCAGGAGGAGAGGTTGATATTGCTCAAATAAATGATATTTTAAATGCGTTATCCAATTCATTTAAAATAAGTCCATTTCTTCTATTAATTCCAGTATTTGTAATAGGTATGGTTGTAATGAAAGTCCCAGCAATACCAGGATTATTTAGTGGTGCAATAATAGGGGCATTAGCAGCAGTATTTGTTCAAGGAGTGCCATTGAAACAAGCTTTATACTCACTACATTATGGGTTTAATGGTCAGACAGGAAATGCTATGGTAGATGAATTATTGAATAGAGGAGGCTTGAACTCTATGATGTGGACTGTTTCAATAATTCTATGTGCAATGACTTTTGGTGGAATAATGGAGAAATCTGGAATGTTAGGAAGAATAGCTCAAGAGATTTTGAAGTTTGCAAACACAACAGGTAAATTGATATTGGCAACACTATTAACACCAGTATTCATAAACTCTGTAGCTGGGGATCAGTATCTGTCAATAGTTATCCCTGGTAGAATGTTTAAAGAGAGTTATGAAAAGCGTGGATTAGCTCCTAAGAACCTTTCTAGAGCTTTAGAAGATTCTGGAACAATGACATCAGCCCTAATTCCTTGGAATACTTGTGGAGCATTTATGATGGGAGCATTAGGAGTAGGAGCTTGGGTTTATGTTCCATACTGTCTATTTAATATAATCTCACCATTGATTTCAGCTTTCTATGGTTTCACTGGAATAACAATTGAGAAAATAAAAAAATAA